A DNA window from Arachis hypogaea cultivar Tifrunner chromosome 18, arahy.Tifrunner.gnm2.J5K5, whole genome shotgun sequence contains the following coding sequences:
- the LOC140181283 gene encoding uncharacterized protein, with the protein MWRALRSKNKVKFLDGSILKPGEGDPNFEAWDRCNNFLLSWINLSLSPEIAKSVMWISSAPDLWNDLKRRYSQGDVFRVGALKEEFYALKQGDLTVTSYFAMLKAIWEELENLRAIPSCVACVNGCSCGLRIVRDYASEEYVVKFLKGLNEQYSNVKSQIMLMKPLPEINTVLSMLTQQEQELNCDPSNSNIVTNSLEVQTSTGGETCYKKNGFPTHQKQRVANQLSTDEIVENSSAEIADSNQDKKSDDTVLVLTPDQKETLLALLQQPRMPTSNSVNHITSSATLTQPKGRHCLSVSSNFTKTSWILDSGATDHASYIQESFKTFHYMRPVLVNLPDGSTTTTNICGTVQLSKHLILTNVLPSLKMIGQAKVIDDLYVMDAQPWKLTTPEVNTHSVNVTVQQDLGTLWHARLDQPSIESSNFDPCAFFYNNSAHTSSYEHTHGIIAPHTIHTTPDLSATSTSPMASLHDITDSASPATLDSASALAPLEHSSIHIESQSAAPVLRRSERERKTPSYLRDFHCFHISSHRDPINAAQLPSTCKYPLSHHLSYSLFTPKHQAFTFALINNSDPKHYSEAVMHDCWRKAIEAELTALEQNKTWIITSLPPGKNAVGCKWIFRTKFHPDGTIERHKARLVAQGFTQIPGVDYIDTFSPVVKKSIVRVLLTVAAAKNWHLHQLDVNTAFLHGDLHEDVYMKLPKGLQCSNPNLLCKLTKSLYGLKQASRQWNIKLSAALADLGFTPSENDHSLFTKSTGTTFTAILVYVDDLVLAGDDLSEIQAVNMFLDDKFKIKDLGLLKFFIGMEVARSNADCGLLGAKPASTPMEYTTSLSKASGSPLPDATIYRRLVGRLLYLTNTRPDLSYSVGCLSQFMDSPTDTHLKAAYRIIRYLKQSPATGLFFSVNNSFTLSGYTDSDWGACKDTQKSISGYCFFLDQTLISWKSKKQATVSRSSSEAEYRALANGTCELVWLLKLLKEFNILPPLPVDIFCDNKSAIYIASNPVFHERTKHVEVDCHVARNKFKEGVSNLRHVVSSEQPADLFTKSLPPGPFSHLLSKLGLLDLHKPRNTSLRGISSEMTVLQLKVVAVEPR; encoded by the exons ATGTGGAGAGCACTCAGATCGAAGAACAAGGTGAAATTCCTCGATGGATCCATTCTAAAACCAGGTGAAGGTGATCCTAATTTTGAAGCATGGGATAGGTGTAACAATTTTCTCCTCTCCTGGATCAACCTCTCTCTCAGCCCTGAAATCGCTAAGAGCGTGATGTGGATTAGCTCAGCTCCAGACTTGTGGAATGATTTAAAACGTCGTTACTCACAGGGAGATGTCTTTCGAGTTGGTGCGTTAAAAGAAGAATTTTATGCACTCAAACAAGGTGATCTTACTGTTACCTCTTACTTTGCTATGTTGAAAGCTATTTGGGAAGAATTAGAAAATTTACGTGCTATTCCTAGTTGTGTTGCTTGTGTTAATGGATGTTCATGTGGATTACGAATTGTTCGAGACTATGCTTCTGAGGAATATGTTGTCAAATTCTTAAAAGGATTGAATGAGCAATATTCAAATGTTAAATCACAAATCATGCTAATGAAGCCGTTACCTGAAATCAACACAGTACTATCTATGTTAACCCAACAAGAGCAAGAATTGAATTGTGACCCGTCAAATAGCAACATAGTGACTAACTCTTTAGAGGTGCAAACCTCAACTGGAGGCG AGACATGCTATAAGAAAAATGGCTTTCCTACTCACCAAAAGCAGCGAGTAGCCAATCAACTTAGCACTGACGAGATAGTTGAGAATTCTAGTGCTGAGATTGCTGATTCTAACCAGGATAAAAAGAGCGATGATACAGTACTTGTGTTGACTCCAGATCAGAAGGAAACCTTACTAGCACTCCTTCAACAACCACGCATGCCAACTTCAAATAGTGTAAACCACATTACTTCTTCCGCCACCCTTACTCAACCAAAAGGTAGGCATTGCTTGAGTGTATCATCAAATTTTACTAAAACTTCTTGGATACTTGACAGTGGAGCTACTGATCATGCATCCTATATTCAAGAGTCTTTCAAAACTTTTCATTATATGAGACCAGTTTTGGTAAATCTACCTGATGGTTCTACCACTACAACAAACATTTGTGGCACTGTGCAACTCTCTAAACATTTGATTCTTACCAAT GTACTCCCATCATTGAAGATGATTGGGCAAGCTAAAGTCATTGATGATCTTTATGTGATGGATGCTCAACCTTGGAAACTAACTACACCAGAAGTTAACACACATTCTGTAAATGTCACAGTGCAGCAAGATTTAGGAACTCTATGGCATGCTAGACTAG ATCAGCCTTCAATTGAATCATCCAATTTTGACCCTTGTGCATTCTTTTATAATAACTCTGCACATACTTCTTCATATGAGCATACTCATGGCATAATTGCACCTCACACCATACACACTACACCTGATTTATCTGCCACTTCTACATCACCTATGGCATCTCTTCATGATATAACAGATTCTGCATCACCCGCCACCTTAGACTCAGCATCTGCATTGGCACCATTGGAACATTCATCCATTCATATTGAGTCACAATCTGCTGCACCAGTTTTGAGAAGGTCTGAACGAGAAAGAAAAACACCCTCTTATCTTAGAGATTTTCATTGTTTCCATATTTCATCACATAGAGATCCAATCAATGCGGCCCAATTACCTTCAACATGTAAGTATCCCCTTTCTCACCATTTGTCATATTCATTGTTTACTCCCAAGCACCAGGCCTTCACTTTTGCTCTCATAAATAACTCGGACCCCAAACACTATTCTGAGGCTGTTATGCATGATTGTTGGAGGAAGGCAATTGAGGCAGAACTCACTGCTCTTGAGCAAAACAAAACCTGGATCATCACTTCTCTTCCTCCTGGAAAGAATGCAGTTGGTTGTAAGTGGATTTTTCGCACAAAATTCCACCCAGATGGCACTATCGAGAGGCATAAGGCACGTCTTGTTGCCCAAGGTTTCACTCAAATTCCTGGAGTCGATTACATTGACACCTTTAGTCCCGTTGTGAAAAAGAGCATTGTGCGTGTTCTTCTTACCGTTGCAGCAGCAAAGAATTGGCATCTTCATCAACTTGATGTGAATACAGCTTTTCTCCATGGAGACCTACATGAGGACGTTTATATGAAACTTCCAAAGGGGTTACAGTGTTCCAATCCAAACTTACTCTGCAAGTTGACAAAATCTTTGTACGGTTTGAAACAAGCTAGTCGCCAATGGAACATCAAGTTGTCTGCTGCACTTGCTGATCTGGGGTTTACTCCATCTGAAAATGATCACTCGCTTTTTACCAAATCCACAGGTACAACTTTCACAGCTATTCTTGTTTATGTTGATGATCTTGTGTTAGCTggagatgatttgagtgaaattcaAGCTGTCAACATGTTTTTGGATGATAAGTTCAAAATTAAAGACCTTGGCCTTCTTAAGTTCTTTATTGGGATGGAGGTAGCACGAAGCAATGCTG ACTGCGGTTTGCTTGGTGCAAAACCAGCATCTACTCCTATGGAGTACACTACTTCTCTGTCTAAGGCTTCAGGCTCCCCTCTTCCTGATGCAACCATCTATCGTAGATTGGTGGGCAGACTTCTGTACCTTACTAACACAAGACCAGATCTCAGCTACTCTGTTGGATGCCTATCTCAGTTCATGGATTCACCAACTGATACCCACTTGAAGGCTGCCTATAGGATCATCCGGTATCTAAAACAATCACCAGCAACTGGCTTATTTTTCTCTGTCAACAATTCTTTCACACTATCTGGTTACACTGATTCTGATTGGGGGGCTTGTAAAGACACCCAAAAATCCATCAGTGGTTATTGTTTCTTCCTTGACCAAACTCTTATTTCTTGGAAGAGTAAGAAGCAGGCTACAGTTTCAAGGTCGTCCTCAGAAGCAGAATATCGCGCCCTTGCTAATGGCACTTGTGAACTCGTTTGGTTACTCAAACTACTAAAGGAATTCAacattcttcctcctcttccggTTGATATCTTCTGTGATAATAAATCTGCTATCTATATTGCTTCAAATCCTGTCTTTCATGAAAGAACCAAGCATGTTGAGGTTGATTGTCATGTGGCTCGAAACAAGTTCAAAGAAGGGGTTTCTAATCTTAGGCACGTTGTCTCCAGTGAACAACCGGCTGATCTATTCACTAAATCCCTTCCTCCAGGACCATTCTCTCATTTGCTTTCCAAGCTGGGATTACTTGATTTGCACAAACCACGTAATACCAGCTTGCGGGGGAT TTCGAGTGAAATGACGGTTTTGCAGTTGAAAGTAGTTGCTGTGGAACCCCGATGA
- the LOC112772084 gene encoding G-type lectin S-receptor-like serine/threonine-protein kinase At4g27290 — MIPFNSPKHFRTIESGSYKLYITKIMQNKKDLWFWSILFSFILRNSTSLDNITPVQSITDGETLISSGGTFELGFYSPGNSKGRYLGIWYHNISPQVVVWVANREKPLNNTSGVLKLTGEGLVVLINGSTNSSVVWSSNMSSKAGEKRNPIAQLLESGNLVVKDGDHFLWQSFDYPCDTFVPGMKVGWDLGTSLERTLSSSKSTDDPGRGDYTVRIDLRGDPQIVLMHGNATTIRVGPWNGLIFSGATLYLRYNQFSSQFVFNEKEVFARFRPENTSKYIRGVVYPWGGVQVLHWSIQTRGWETLISIPEAECDKYAICGANSICSTTPTPVCSCLEGFAPKYPGKWKESDWSDGCVRITPLSCSRDGFKKVTGIVLPDTSASWYNRTMNLLECKEFCLKNCSYTAYSDLDIRDGGSGCLIWFHDLVDNRQGSHDFYIRIGVTQNCLYRIGR, encoded by the exons ATGATACCATTTAATAGTCCAAAACATTTTAGAACCATCGAATCCGGTTCCTACAAGTTGTACATCACAAAAATAATGCAAAACAAGAAAGATCTATGGTTTTGGTCCATTCTATTCTCATTTATATTAAGAAACTCTACTTCACTGGACAATATAACTCCTGTTCAATCCATCACTGATGGAGAGACATTAATTTCGAGTGGAGGAACCTTTGAACTTGGCTTCTACAGCCCTGGAAATTCAAAGGGCCGATACTTGGGAATCTGGTACCATAACATATCCCCTCAGGTAGTGGTCTGGGTGGCTAATAGAGAAAAACCGCTCAACAACACCTCCGGAGTTCTAAAACTCACCGGCGAAGGACTTGTTGTCCTTATTAATGGCAGCACCAACAGCAGCGTTGTATGGTCCTCCAACATGTCAAGCAAAGCAGGAGAAAAACGGAATCCGATTGCACAGCTCTTGGAATCTGGAAATCTTGTTGTCAAAGATGGTGACCACTTTCTGTGGCAGAGCTTTGATTATCCTTGTGATACATTCGTGCCCGGAATGAAGGTGGGATGGGATCTTGGGACAAGTCTAGAGAGGACTCTATCATCTTCAAAAAGTACAGATGATCCCGGCCGCGGAGACTACACAGTTAGAATAGACCTTCGAGGCGATCCGCAAATAGTTCTAATGCAtggaaatgccacaacaattagAGTAGGGCCATGGAATGGGCTaattttttctggagctacacttTATTTGCGCTATAaccaattctcatctcaatttgTTTTCAATGAAAAAGAGGTGTTTGCTAGGTTCAGACCAGAAAATACATCCAAATATATTAGAGGTGTAGTGTACCCTTGGGGAGGTGTTCAGGTTTTGCATTGGTCAATACAAACCAGAGGCTGGGAGACCCTTATTTCTATACCAGAAGCCGAATGTGACAAGTATGCTATTTGTGGTGCAAATTCTATTTGCAGTACTACTCCTACTCCTGTCTGTTCATGCCTTGAAGGATTTGCACCAAAATATCCTGGAAAATGGAAGGAATCTGATTGGTCTGATGGTTGTGTTAGGATCACTCCTTTAAGTTGCAGCAGAGATGGATTCAAGAAGGTCACCGGCATAGTGTTGCCGGACACGTCTGCTTCTTGGTATAACAGGACCATGAACCTGCTGGAATGCAAGGAATTCTGTCTGAAAAATTGTTCTTATACGGCATATTCCGATTTGGATATCCGTGATGGAGGAAGCGGTTGCTTGATCTGGTTTCATGATCTTGTTGACAATAGACAAGGGTCACATGACTTCTATATTCGAATAG GGGTGACCCAAAATTGTTTGTACCGTATTGGAAGATGA